The Anopheles gambiae chromosome 2, idAnoGambNW_F1_1, whole genome shotgun sequence genomic sequence CTCAACATAAAACATCAATCACTTACCCATCCCATCGTTTTCACAAATCTGTTCCATTTATTGCTTTATCGTTTTGCGGTCCTGCAAATGCACTTACCCATTTTTGGCGCGTTACGCTCATCCCGCGTGTGCTCAACAAACGAACGCAGTAAgtggcgcgcgcgcacacgcaaTCGCTCAAGTAAtactttatttcaatcaatGGGTAGTGTATGCCTTGCTGTGTAAAACCGAGATTGCCAATGGGGCACACGCGTGCCCCAAATTCCTTCCGGAACGTTAGAACATGTTCTTCGTGTTGGATATTGCATGATTGTGAGGTGTACTATACTCTATAagggggttgttgtttttcttgttaaATCCTGTACTGCATAAACTGAACCTTATTATGAGCTGAAAGGGGagatttgttttacttcttcgTTTTAAATCGTTGTATTGTGAGCTTactttttaaatgtgttttcttttctcatgttatttttgttgttgttgcaaacgGATAATCATCCCGTGCGCAAACTGTTTGTGCGCAGGACACTTTATAATCTATACGCAACTTTCATTTTGCTCTAATCTTTAAACGTCATCCTCCGCGGCGTCCTCCAACTAACCACACATCTACGCAACGGCTAACTAGATTGATTCCCTCGCAACGGTGAGAACGAACTCCTCACCCTGGTGTGACACATACGCTTGCTGTGCAATACTCTCTGTCccactgttttgttttactgttcttTGCTTCTTCACTTTAAATACatccgtttgtgtttttgtatatTATTATAGGTAGTAAATTACAAATAGTTTATGCTTTCGCGTTTGGCGTTTTCAACTTTGTAGTTTGTAGAGAAACGGGGAAACCGGTTccggcttttgttttgtttttgtttttcgtgcgAGATTTCTCCTTTTGCTTCTAGTTTcttttcatattcatattaaTTTTCCGCAAATTCTCGCAATCATGAACCAAACCCGCTGTTTGCATTTGGTTTTGCAAACACGTGCAAACACTTTCACAAAAGTAGGAACAGtaaagtacataaaacaatatagAGATAATTATAGTAGTGGTTGCATAAGGTAATATAAGTAGTAAATAGCATGGCAATTAGAAATTAAGCGCTACTCTTCTGTTAGACTTACTTCTTCTGTACATCGGTACGAGGATTGGTCAGCTGTGTTCGCCAATTTTCTTGCAATCATTCAACGCCTCTTTGAACTGCTTTCATCTCAAAAACTGACCCCTTTTCCTCTGTGCTATCAACTGTGTTAGTATACTATTCTTAAACAGGAAAATGGAGAAGATAAAAGGAGCATCTGTATATAAATTCTCTTCGCGATTTAGACGTACGCTTCCTCCtccttgctctctctctattcGCTAGTTTGTTCTACCAAATAGTGAAACATTTGTTCTCTTGTTTTTATCTTTGTTTTGAGGTTCTTCGAGAGGGATGATCCCTTCTGCAAACAGATTCCCTACTTTAAATGTTATACTTTATTCCTCAGTTTGGTCACAAATTCTACCAAGTGTGGTTTAGTGGCATTTTGTTTAGTGTTTAACCTTATAACCTGCTTCTGCTAACAGTAGTTTCCTGGAACGAGATTGTGTTTCTAATGCGCCGAAAGACTATATTGAGGGTGACAATTTGGCCtgttgttgcgtgtgtgtgtgtgtttttttttgtttattcgaACGACGAATTCACCGAAAACATTTTACATTTCTTAAACGCACTTAAACTCTAGCTCTGCTCGATCGTAGTTGGTGGTTCGCCGCTCAGATCTCTCATGCGCTTGCTACTAGGTAGCGTTGGCAATGGACAAGACACGAAGAACCACAACAGACTTATCCCAGTGAAAAGCGCGCTGTGCAAATTGTATTAGAAAttggagattttttttgtttttggctagatgggtttttttttgtttctgcttaGGTGCAACTTTACTCTAAGAACTAAGTGAAGAACTGCTTCAGAAAATTAGATGCAGGttgtagtagtaatagtagtagtaatcTGTTCCAAAAGCACACCTCTGGTGTGTTTACGGGATgtgcagtagtagcagcagtactACTAGTTCGGGTTCTTTGTTCCAAAAACGGTTTTTGGGATATGTATCGCCGTTCCGTTCCTTTTCCTCGATTGTTATTCTGTTTGAGTTATGCCTCCTCCAGGAGAAAGGCGTATTCATTTACACTATTTCTAGACGACGGTGCGACTTGCTGGGTTCACTCCAAAGCAGGAGTGTGCACGGTCCGGGTATGAGACACCACTGGACCGACCATTTCTGTCCATGTTTTCGCGCTATCATCTAGAAACTAGTGTGTATACTATCTTGCTTGCGTTTAGTGGCTGCTACGGGGTACCACCTTACGGCACTACCTCATTCGCCCGCTCGAGCTTTAGCTTGAGCAGCTTCTGCTCCTTCAGCTTCTTGCGCATGGCACGGGTCTGGAAGAAGGCCTGCTGCTCCTCGGGCGTCAGCTTCTGCAGCCGTTTGCGCAGAAAATCGCGGCTCGCTTGCTTTTCCTGCGACGTCATCGAGCGGTTCGCGTATcgggtggtgtggtgtgcggATGGTTGTCGTGCTGCGGTTGGtcttgttgttggtggtggcggtgttgtggtggtagtagtagtagtgctgGTAGTCGTTGTGGTCGTAGTAGGCGGTGCAGCActggtagtagtagttggCGGATACGCTGGCACATAGTACTGCTGCGTCCGCTTGGTCGGCTTGTGCGCACCCGGCTGGTGACGGTGCTGATGCGGCAGGCGATGATGCTCCTCTCCGGTGCGCATTCGGTGGCCGCGCGGGAAGCTCGGCTCACGCGTCTTGCCATTGCGCGGGCTAAAGTCTACGTTGAAGCGTGCGGCGGAATGATAGGAACCTCCccaaccgccaccaccaccaccgtttcGATGTCCGTTATCGATCGTGTTGATGTCGTTCGACGCGTCCGGTGCGTACTGCGCGAGATGCTGCTTGCGGCCGACCACTTCCGGCGGGATGTAGGTGCGCCGGTCGGCGGCGGTCGGAGCGGCGACCGGCTTCTTCGGACGATTTGCTCGGCGCCGATGGGCCGGCCGGATCGAGGGATTCGATTGCATCACGCGCTTGACGCTGTTGTACAGGCGCGGTTTGCCGTACTCGCTGCAagacaacaagaaaaaacacagcgaaacacacacattagcTTGTTTTTGAAGACATCTCAGACATTGCATATcctctttgctgctgctacctttGCGTACGGTTGTTGCCTTCGCTCA encodes the following:
- the LOC1276921 gene encoding uncharacterized protein LOC1276921 isoform X2 — protein: MMESKALLLATLCLLAACLAVSGANDTDRPNRRYKRKYGMCPPKFTSISNECYYISPNKLNWLDAYFECKDHNSKLAEPMMYEDKVLRRTLQKMGLREDLWIGGNYNWKLKKWQWGHNGREIEYQSFSQMVPSQDLTFHCALLKADIKFRWSAAACTDKMNYICQHRMPLVSEMGRSLVYEKWNKTYPNERANEKLVYIVSEGNNRTQSEYGKPRLYNSVKRVMQSNPSIRPAHRRRANRPKKPVAAPTAADRRTYIPPEVVGRKQHLAQYAPDASNDINTIDNGHRNGGGGGGWGGSYHSAARFNVDFSPRNGKTREPSFPRGHRMRTGEEHHRLPHQHRHQPGAHKPTKRTQQYYVPAYPPTTTTSAAPPTTTTTTTSTTTTTTTTPPPPTTRPTAARQPSAHHTTRYANRSMTSQEKQASRDFLRKRLQKLTPEEQQAFFQTRAMRKKLKEQKLLKLKLERANEVVP
- the LOC1276921 gene encoding uncharacterized protein LOC1276921 isoform X1; its protein translation is MMESKALLLATLCLLAACLAVSGANDTDRPNRRYKRKYGMCPPKFTSISNECYYISPNKLNWLDAYFECKDHNSKLAEPMMYEDKVLRRTLQKMGLREDLWIGGNYNWKLKKWQWGHNGREIEYQSFSQMVPRSSQDLTFHCALLKADIKFRWSAAACTDKMNYICQHRMPLVSEMGRSLVYEKWNKTYPNERANEKLVYIVSEGNNRTQSEYGKPRLYNSVKRVMQSNPSIRPAHRRRANRPKKPVAAPTAADRRTYIPPEVVGRKQHLAQYAPDASNDINTIDNGHRNGGGGGGWGGSYHSAARFNVDFSPRNGKTREPSFPRGHRMRTGEEHHRLPHQHRHQPGAHKPTKRTQQYYVPAYPPTTTTSAAPPTTTTTTTSTTTTTTTTPPPPTTRPTAARQPSAHHTTRYANRSMTSQEKQASRDFLRKRLQKLTPEEQQAFFQTRAMRKKLKEQKLLKLKLERANEVVP